One Microbacterium sp. W4I20 DNA window includes the following coding sequences:
- a CDS encoding MFS transporter yields the protein MAPTDHDARLPLNSRRAISTFGLSVLGLLTANLLPFMVIALEQSVGLGVTEAGAVMTGCLLATAVACVATTRLAEGSRRIAVARAGLALSAVMFAVAAFNVSDLVTVLAVILGGAGAGGALSASGAALAALRNPNRMSAANGLVNRAVVTVVLAVVPLIGITTGSVFGIVAGASVALLFAASWLPKAPIRDHEADAAARAARRAKPADARTDRKVTVAGIALLVMYALWAISEDSVWALAGIMGAEQSALSDAGLGLVLSASSAGGLVATIALTFIGEKLGRAVPLAVLLVAGGALKLVAALTTDPTVYTIALIAWNTAYIAVFLLFIATAAALDANGRFSGPAIGVYLFGSSFSPVFGGWLSETFGYPGFGWVIAVVSWLLVIPMVIVARISTRVESRVSALEHSSILNEEAAR from the coding sequence ATGGCTCCGACCGACCACGACGCACGTCTGCCGCTGAACAGCAGGCGAGCGATCTCAACCTTCGGGCTGTCCGTCCTGGGACTGCTCACCGCCAATCTGCTTCCGTTCATGGTCATCGCGCTCGAGCAGTCCGTGGGGCTCGGTGTCACGGAGGCGGGCGCGGTGATGACCGGATGCCTGCTCGCCACCGCAGTGGCATGCGTGGCGACGACCCGCCTCGCAGAAGGGTCCCGCCGCATCGCGGTCGCGCGTGCCGGGCTGGCGCTGTCGGCCGTGATGTTCGCCGTGGCCGCGTTCAACGTGAGCGACCTCGTCACCGTCCTCGCCGTGATCCTGGGCGGAGCAGGTGCTGGCGGCGCCCTCTCCGCCAGTGGCGCCGCGCTCGCCGCTCTGCGCAACCCGAACCGCATGTCGGCCGCGAACGGTCTCGTGAACCGCGCGGTCGTGACGGTCGTGCTCGCGGTCGTGCCGCTGATCGGGATCACGACGGGAAGCGTCTTCGGCATCGTGGCGGGCGCGTCTGTCGCACTCCTGTTCGCAGCGTCGTGGCTGCCGAAGGCGCCGATCCGTGATCACGAAGCAGATGCCGCTGCGCGGGCCGCACGCCGCGCGAAGCCTGCGGACGCTCGTACCGATAGAAAGGTGACGGTCGCCGGCATCGCGCTGCTCGTCATGTACGCACTCTGGGCGATCAGCGAGGACTCCGTCTGGGCTCTGGCGGGGATCATGGGCGCGGAACAGTCCGCATTGTCCGACGCCGGACTCGGTCTGGTGCTGAGCGCCTCGAGCGCGGGCGGACTGGTCGCGACGATCGCGCTGACCTTCATCGGCGAGAAGCTCGGTCGCGCGGTTCCGCTGGCTGTCCTGCTGGTCGCCGGAGGCGCTCTGAAGCTCGTCGCCGCTCTCACCACCGATCCGACCGTCTACACGATCGCGCTGATCGCCTGGAACACCGCGTACATCGCGGTGTTCCTGCTGTTCATCGCCACCGCCGCCGCGCTCGACGCGAACGGACGCTTCTCGGGTCCGGCTATCGGCGTGTACCTGTTCGGCTCGAGCTTCTCTCCGGTGTTCGGCGGGTGGCTGTCCGAGACGTTCGGCTACCCGGGATTCGGCTGGGTCATCGCGGTCGTCAGCTGGCTTCTGGTGATTCCGATGGTGATCGTCGCGAGGATCTCCACACGCGTCGAGAGCCGGGTGAGCGCACTCGAGCATTCGTCCATCCTGAACGAGGAGGCGGCCCGATGA